The Neorhizobium sp. NCHU2750 genome contains the following window.
GGCATCGGAATGGCAAGCGGCAGCAGGCGTGAAATGGTACCGCTCAGGATGACGGCGAGCAGCATGACGAGCCCGATGGTGATGCTATCCAAGTCCTCAAATACCTCTTCCGTTCGCAATGTTTCCTTGAATAGGAAGCGAATGCGGGAGATGCAAGGCAAAGGGGCGGGAAAAGCGCGGGAGCGCGGCTTAGGTGCGAACCGAGATGATCAAGCTATGGTCTGGCGATCGTCATCATCCGTTCAATTGCCGATTTCAGTTGAGGCAGATCGTGCTGGATGGCGTCCCAGATCACGTCGCTGGCGATTCGATGATATTCGTGGCGCAATACGTTTCCCATGCCGCGGATCGAACTCCATGGGATGTTTCGCTCGGTATCAAGCAACTCCACTGGGATGTGCCGGCTTGCTTCCGAAATGATCTCGATAGCCCGCTGGATTCCCAGAAAGACCATGAATTCAGCCTCGATTTCCTCTCTGGTCCTTTGTTTTGCCGTTTCCTCAATCCTTGAAATGACATCGAGAATTTCAAGCAGAACGATCCTTGCATCGCGCGCCATCAGAATATCCGTATCGCTGAATTTTCGATCCGGTCCTTAAGCAGAGGATGCAGGCTGTCGCGGGTGGTCAGATCCACGTCGGCCGAAAGTTCCTCTTCGAGGAAAAGCTTTATTCCAACGAGATCGAACAGCGAGAATTTCTTCGTCCCATCATAATCGATGAACAGGTCGAGGTCGCTTTCGGCGCCTGCCTCGTCGCGGGCCACCGAGCCGAAAAGGTAAAGCGACGTCGCGCCGAGCGCCCTGATGGCGTCGGCCTGTTGCGTCAGCTTTTCGATCGCCTCGGTCCGTCTCATGCCTGCAACTCTAGCGCATTGCAGGCAAAAGCGGAATCGGTTTCGCCAAATCGCCAGCCATGCCGGCCTACGCGGCCAACCCGCTGGAACATTTTCCACAAATCGAACGCCGGCTTCAGCTTTTGGTAACCAGAATGAGTAACCATAACAGTCAGTAAATTCGTTTTATGTATAGCGTAGCGAGTGTGAAATGGCTGCTGTTCTTCCGCTGGCCGACCTGAGAAAACAGGTTCGTCCGGACGCATGGGTTAACTCCATCATCAAGGGTGATTGCGTCGCAGCTCTCGAAGCGCTCCCGGACCATTCGGTCGACGCGATCTTTGCCGATCCGCCATACAATCTCCAGCTCGGCGGCACGCTGCACCGCCCTGACCATTCGGTCGTCGATGCCGTCGATGACGCCTGGGACCAGTTCGCCTCGTTCGAAATGTACGATGCCTTCACCCGCGCTTGGCTGCTTGCCTGCCGCCGCGTCCTGAAGCCGAACGGCACGATCTGGGTCATCGGTTCTTATCACAACATCTTCCGCGTCGGCGCGATCATGCAGGACCTGAATTTCTGGCTCTTGAACGACATCGTCTGGCGCAAGGTCAACCCGATGCCGAACTTCAAGGGCCGCCGGTTCCAGAACGCCCATGAGACGATGATCTGGGCAAGCCGCGATGCCAAGGCCAAGGGCTATACGTTCAATTACGATGCGCTGAAGGCCTCCAACGACGACGTGCAGATGCGCTCCGACTGGCTGTTCCCGATCTGCTCGGGCGGCGAGCGGCTGAAGGGCGACGACGGCAAGAAGGTTCATCCGACCCAGAAGCCGGAAGCCCTGCTCGCCCGCGTCATCATGGCCTCCACCAGGCCGGGCGATATCATCCTCGACCCGTTCTTCGGTTCCGGCACGACCGGCGCCGTCGCAAAACGCCTCGGCCGCAACTTCGTCGGCATCGAGCGCGAGCAGGATTATATCGAGGCGGCGTCGGCTCGCATCGAGGCGGTCGAACCGCTCGGCAAGGCCGAGCTGACGGTCATGACCGGCAAGAAGGCCGAACCGCGCGTCGCCTTCAACGTTCTGATCGAGGCGGGCCTGTTGAAGCCCGGCCAGGTCCTGACCGACGCACGCCGTCGCTACAGCGCAATCATCCGCGCCGACGGCACGCTTTCCTCCGGTGGCGATGCGGGTTCGATCCATCGCCTCGGTGCCAAGGTGCAGGGCTTTGATGCCTGCAACGGATGGACATTCTGGCACTTCGACGACGGCCAGAGCCTGCGTCCCATCGATGAACTGCGCGTCGTCATCCGCAACGATCTGGCCAAACTCGACTGAGCCACCAGTCACACCGGATCGACCAATTCCTCTTCCGGTTTTGTACCTCTAGTCCCGGAAGGGGATCATCGGCGCCCGGGTGGCTGTACCCGGGCGCCATTTCTTTTTCTGCCGCCTCTCTTATCAGAAGAAGCGCGTCCGCCTGAGCCGAACGCGATCGGCAAGCAGCATGCGTGCGCTTGAGAGGTAGATGCCGCTCTCCATCACGCTGATCTTCACCGGCCCGTCCGCCTCGAATGTTTCCACGGTCGTGTCCGTCACTGCGCCGTCGAGATAGCTGGTCATGACGAAGAACTGCAGTCCGGCGCGCGACACCGTCACCGTCTTGCGCAACCCGTCCTCCATCTCGAAGGCGAAGCTCTCCTCGAAATCGTCTGACGGCGTTTCGAATACGTTTGCGATCCTGTCGGGATGCTGCATGGAAGGCTGCTCGAAGAACACAGTTTGCCTTATTCGCAAAGACCGCTTGCGGTTGCGGGTGAGCGGATTAAGCTGAACGTGTAAGCGCTCTTGGAATGGTGAAATCACACTGAGATTAGTAAAATGATTTTCACCTGTAAACTGATTTCTACTCAGAGTTACCTCTAGATGAAGATTCCACTTTCGGACGAAATTGCTGCTAGGGTAGAGGCGAGGCTGGCCAAGTTTTCACTCAGCTGGACAAAGCTCGATCTCGATCCCTTGCGGCGGGCGACATCCTTCAAGGTCGTGGTCCTCTGCGAAATGCTGGGCGGCAGGACCAAGGCTGCGGACGCGGTCGAGTTGACCGACAACACGCTCGACAATTACCGCCACGGCAAGCAGGATCCGACCTTTGCCACGCTCGAAATGCTGGCCGAAAAGGTCGGCATTGCCGGCCGCTATCTCGGCGGCGAATGGTCCTTCGAAAAGGGCAGCATCCGCATTGACCTCTCCGGTGATGGGGCTGCGGGCACGACGGCAACGAGTATGAGGCCGCCGGGCCTGATGGACAATCCGCCCGCGCCCTATCTGCATGGCTATGACGAGATCGGACCGTCCGCGGCCCTGATCGAGCACTATTGGAGAAGGCTCGGGCTGGATCCGGCATCGATGTCGGCGGTCCTTGCGGAAGGCGACAGCATGATGCCGACGATTGCCGACCAGTCGCCGGTCTTTGTCGATACTGCCGACCGCAATCTCGCCGACGGGGGGATTTATGCCTTGAGGGCGGAGGGCCGCCTCATCATCAGGCGGGTGCAGCGCCTGATCGGCGGCGGCGTGCAATTGCTGGCCGACAATGCCGCAGCCTATCCGCCGCAGGAAATCGGCGAAGCCACGCTCGCCGATCTGGAAATTCTGGGTCGCGTGCGAAGCGCTGCCGTCGCCTGCTGACAGCGGCAGCGCATGCGGCTGGCGATCAGATCGAAACGCCGTGGGCGATGAGATCCTGACGCAGCGTATCGGCATCCTTGAAATGCACCGCCTGCCAGCCTGCGGCCCGCGCGCCTTCCACATTCACCAGCGTATCGTCGATGAAGATCGACCGTTCCGGCGCAAGGCCGAAATCCTTGGCATGCCGTTCGTAGATCGCCACATCCGGCTTGATCAGCCCGATCTCGCCCGAAACGGTCACGCCGCGCGTCGCATTGAGGAACGGATAGATCTTGCGCGCCTCGACGAATGTGTCAGCGGCAAAGTTCGTCAGCATCGTCACGTCATGGCCCTTGTCGATCAGTTCGAGCATCAGGGCGACCGAGCCGTCATAGGCATGCGGCACCATCTCGTGCCAATGCTTGCGGAAGGCGCGGATATGCTCCTCGCGATCGGGATGCTCGGCAATCAGCAGCGCCTCGGCATCCTCCCATTTGCGGCCGCGATCCTGTTCCAGGTTCCAGTCATGGGTGCAGACATTCTGGAAGAACCATTTTCGCTCCTCCGCATCGGGAATGATGCGGCTGAAGGGCAGGTTCGGATCGTAATGGATGAGAACCTTGCCGATGTCGAAGACGATGTGGTCGATCTGGCCTGCCATGATGATTCCTGGTTCAGTGTTTTGCGAAGGCGGTGGGAATAGCCTGACTGATTACCTTTTTCATGACAGTCGGCAAGGCTTCTTCCGAAAGCCTCTCGACCGGCACCCACCAGCCGGCCGGTTCGCTGCCCGTCGCGACCCGCGCGCGATAGACCGAAAGCCGCAGTTCGAAATGGGTGAAGACATGCACGATCGCGCCGCATGCCTCCCAGTCTGCATCGAATGGCGCATGCTCGACGCCCGTACCGCCATCGATCCGCGCCGTCCAGTCGGTGGTCGGCACCTCTGTCATGCCGCCGAGCAGTCCTGTCTCGGCGCGGCGGCGCAAAAACACCGTGCCGCCGTCGGTGACGGCAACATAGGCCGCACCGACCCGCACCGGCTTGTCCTTCTTCGCTGCCTTGACCGGAAAACGCTCCGGATCATGTTCGGCCAGCGCCAGACAGTCGTCGCGGAACGGACAGAGCGCGCAGGCAGGGCGCTTCGGCGTGCAGATCGTCGCACCGAGATCCATCATCGCCTGGGCAAAATCTCCCGGCCGGTCGGCGGGCGTGAGTTCGCGCACTTTGGCCTTCATCACCGGCTTGGAGCCGGGCAGGGGAGCATCAATCGCAAAGAGCCGCGAGATCACCCGCTCGACATTGCCGTCCATGACGGCCGAAGGCCGGTTGAAGGCGATCGCCGCCACCGCCGCCGACGTATAGTCGCCGATGCCGGGCAGTGCCCGAAGCCCATCCTCGGTATCGGGAAAGACGCCGGCATGGTCGTTTGCCACTGCCTCGGCGCATTTCTTCAGGTTTCGCGCGCGCGCGTAGTAGCCAAGCCCGGCCCAGGCGGCCATCACATCCTCGGATGGAGCGGACGCCAGATCCGTCACCTTCGGCCAGCGTTCGAGAAACTTGGCGAAATAGGGTTTGACCGCCTGCACGGTCGTCTGCTGCAGCATCACTTCCGACAACCAGACACGATAGGGATCGGCTCTCTTTCCGGCCTTCGCAGCCGAGGGGCTGACGCGCCACGGCAGTTCCCGGTGGTGCCGGTCGTACCAGGAAAGCAGGCGCTCGGCATGGGATGGTGGCGCGACGCGGTTTTGAACGGGAGAGATACTCATCGGGGTCAAGATAGTGAGTGTGCGCCTGCCGGCCAATTGTTGTAAGCTGCAAAAGCTGGGGATTTTTCGCTTGCTTCGATATTGCCGGAGGTCCTGATGATAAACGTTCTTGATGCTCTTGTACGATTGTCCGACATCGCACGCTCGATGGCGCCGCCCGTGCCTTTGCTGGCCTTGAGTGCGGTTGTTCTCGCGGTGATTCTTGTGAACATGTCACTCGGTGAAATGTTGAAATCCAGGATACTGGCCTACAGAGACGCCGAGGACTATCACCATGTCATTCTGAGGCTGTACCAGCTTTTTGACTGGCCGGCTTTCTCGCTGTTCCAGCCGAGGCGGAGAGACCGGTCATCTGCGGTCGATGCGATTGGGCTGTTTGCAGGGGCAGTTCTCGGCCTTTTCCTCTTCGTTTTCGTTACCATCGCGCTCGTTATGTCGGGGGACGGTATTTCGAGGCCTCTCGGCCAAAGTGCCATCGCAATCGTCTATCTTGTGGCGACCGTCGCTTTCGCACGGGCTTCCATGATAGGTGCCGTTAAGCAGTGGTACGGAATTCGCTGATCACTTCCTGTCAGATCTGTTGTATGGAAATGGCCCATGAACAGTCAAAAAACCGCCAAACCCTTCATCCGCAAGGGCGCAAGCCAGATCGCCGAGATCGCCAATGGCATCATCGATCCGGTGCTGGCCAAGCGTGCCGGCATATCGACGGCACTGCTCGGCTCTTGGGACGAGATCGCCGGCGAGGAATTCGCCGATTGCACGCGGCCTGAAAAGATCACCTGGGCGCGCAATGACGGCTATCGTCAGGATGGCTATACGCCGGGCGTACTGACGATCGCCTGCGAGGGCGCGCGCGCACTTTTCCTCACCCATGCACAGGGCGAGTTGATCGGCCGCATCAACGCGTTTTTCGGCTTCCCGGCAGTGCGCCAGATCCGCATCGTCCAGAAGCCCGTTTCACCGCAGGTCAAGCATGCGCGCACGCCGAAACCCCTGAAGGGTGAACCTGCCCGCCGTCTCCATGAGATGATGGAGGGCATCGAGAGCGAAGCGCTGCGCAAGGCGGTCGAAAAGCTCGGCACTGCCGTGCTGCAGCAAAAGCGCGCACGGTAGGATTGAAATCGGCGATTGCTGCTGATTTTCCTGCTTTTGTCACAATTCTTTGAAGTAAGTTACCTATCGGCAACTTGCCGAGGTTGAGACACCGGGCTACGGAAGTTCCAACTGTATAAAAATCTGTCCTTAAACGGGTGTTCCATGCTTCTGAACGACATCACCACGACTCGGCGCGCACTTCTTGGTGGCGCAGCCGTGACCTCTCTGGGCCTCTCCCTGCCGCTCGGTGCCACTGAGGCATTCGCGCAGGAAGAAAAGCCGGAATCACAGGGCGATGTGGATATGGCCGCCGTGCTGAAGCCCGGCACGCTGCCGGAAATGTTCCTCGGCAAGGAAGATGCGCCGATCAAGATCGTCGAGTATTTCTCCCTGACCTGCCCGCACTGCGCCCATTTCCACACGACCAGCTTCGACGGCATCAAGCAGAAATATGTCGATAGCGGCAAGGCACAGTTCATCCTGCGCGAATTCCCCTTCGATCCGGTTGCCACCGCCGCCTTCATGCTGGCGCGTTCCAACCCGCAGAAGCCGGAGGAGCTTGCGACCTCCGAGCAGTATTTCGCCATGGTCGCCATGCTGTTCGAGCAGCAGCGTTCCTGGGCGGCCCCGGCCGACAAGGACGTGCGCAATGCACTGCTTCAGACCGTCAAGATTGCCGGTTACACACAGCAGACTTTCGAAGCCTGCTTGACGAACCAGAAGCTTCTCGATGAAATCAATGCCGTGGTAAAGCGGGCGTCGGACGAGTTCGGCGTCAACGCCACCCCGACCTTCCTGATCAACGGGAAGAAGTATTCTGGAGACATGTCGGTTGAATCCATGTCGTCGCTTCTCGACAGCATCTGATAACGCGCTTTCCTTCGAGAGTGCGAGAGGCGCGGCATGAAGTTCAACAAGCTGCGCCTCGTCGGGTTCAAGTCCTTCGTCGAGCCGACGGAATTCATCATCGAGCGTGGCCTGACCGGTGTGGTCGGGCCGAACGGCTGCGGCAAGTCCAATCTTGTCGAGGCGCTGCGCTGGGTGATGGGCGAAAACTCCTACAAGAACATGCGCGCGTCCGGCATGGACGACGTCATCTTTTCCGGTTCCGGAAACCGCCCGGCGCGCAACACCGCCGAAGTCGGGCTCTATCTCGATAATTTCGACCGCACCGCACCGGCCGCCTTCAACGATGCCGACGAGATCCAGGTCACCCGGCGCATCGAGCGCGAGAATGGCTCCGTCTATCGCATCAACGGCAAGGAAAGCCGCGCCAAGGATGTGCAGCTTCTCTTCGCCGATGCCTCTACCGGCGCCCGCTCGCCCTCCATGGTCGGCCAGGGCCGTATCGGCGAACTGATCAATGCCAAGCCGCAGGCGCGCCGCCAATTGCTCGAAGAAGCGGCCGGCATTTCCGGCCTGCATTCGCGCCGCCACGAGGCCGAGCTTCGCCTGCGCGCTGCAGAGACCAATCTGGAGCGGCTGGAAGATGTCGTCGTCCAGCTGGAAAGCCAGATCGAGAGCCTGAAGCGCCAGGCCCGCCAGGCAAACCGCTTCAAGGCGCTGTCTGCCGATATCCGCGCCCGCGAGGCCATGCTTCTGCATATCCGCTGGGTCGAGGCCGAGCAGGCGGAGCTGGAAGCCACCACCGCGCTGAACCAGATCACCTCCGTCGTCGCCGAAAAGGCGCAGGCCCAGATGCAGGCTGCGAAAGATCAGGCGGTCGCAAGCCTCAAGCTGCCGGAACTGCGCGAGGAAGAGGCCAAAGCCGGCGCCGCCCTGCAGCGCCTGCAGATCGCCCGCAGCCAGCTGGAAGAGGAAGCCGGGCGCCTGCTGAAGCGCCGCGACGAGCTGACCCGAAGGCTTGCCCAGCTTGCCGAAGACATTCGCCGCGAGGAACAGCTTGCGGCCGACAATACCTCGTTCCTGCAGAAGCTCGACGAGGAAGAGGCCGAGCTCAACGACATGCTGGCCGATAGCGGTGCCGAAAGCGCCGATCTGCGCGAAGCCTTCGAGGCTGCGGGCGCTACACTTGCAGAAAGCGAGCAGTCGCTGGCCGCCCTGACCGGCGAACGCGCCGAGGCTGCTGCCGGCCGCAACCAGCTCGAACGTCTGATCCGCGATCTTGCCGAGCGCCGCCAGCGTCTCGATCGCCAGCGCCAGGATGCGGCGGCAGAACTCGATGCCGTCACCGGTCGTCTGGCCACGCTCGACGATCCGGCGGAAAAGGCAGAACTCGTCGAGGCGGCCGAGATTGCACTGGAAGACGCAACCGCCGCCGCTGAGGAGGCTGACAGCGCTCTCGCCGCCACCCGTGCCGCCGAGCTTGCCGCCCGTCGTCCGCTCGAAGATGCGAGGACGGCGCTGAACGGGCTTGAGACCGAGGCCCGCACGATCAGGAAAATGCTCGCAGCCGGAGCAAGTGCGGGCGATTTTGTACCGGTTGCCGAACTGGTCCATGTCGAGCGCGGCTATGAGGCCGTCCTCGGCGCAGCCCTGGGTGACGATCTGGAAAGCCCGGTCGATGCATCCGCGCCGACCTACTGGTCGCTGAGCGGCGATGCTTCTGCCGATCCGCATCTGCCCGAGGGCGCAGAACCCTTGTCGACCCGCGTCACCGCCCCGCCGGAACTGGCGCGCAGCCTTGCCCAGATCGGCATCGTTTCCGCTGCACAGGCGGCAGCCCTGATGTCGTCCCTGAAGCCCGGCCAGCGGCTGGTGACGAAGGAAGGCGCCGTCTATCGCTGGGATGGTCACGTCACCGGCTCCGAGGCGCCCGGCGCTGCGGCGCTCAGACTGTCCCAGAAGAACCGGCTCTCCGAACTCGAAGCCGAGATCGACGAGGCACGCGACGTGCTGGCTGAATGCGAAAGCCTGCTCGCCGATGCCGTGGCCGAGATCGCCGCGCACGAGCGTGTGCTCTCCGACGCCCGCGACCGCGTGCGGCTCGCCACCCGCAGCGTTGCCGATGCCCGCGAGGCGCTCGCAGCCGCCGAGCGTGCCTCCGGCGACCTGATGCGCCGCCGCGATGTCGTCTCCGAAGCCCTGAACCAGGTCGACGCGCAGATCGAGGATGTCGAGGCGCAGGGCGAGAATGCCCGCATCGAACTCGAAAACGCGCCGGACCTGTCGGATCTCGACAACCGCCTGCGCGACCAGCAGGCCGCCGTTGCCACCCATCGCGGGGTGCTGGCCGAAGCTCGTGCAAGCTATGAGGGCCTGAGCCGCGAGCTTGAGGCGCGCAAGCGCCGTATCGCCGCGATTGCCCAGGAACGCTCGTCGTGGAAGGTGCGTGCCGACAGCGCCGCCCAACATATCGAAAGCCTGCGCGAGCGTGAGGAAGAGGCTCGCGACGAGATCGTCGAGCTGGAGGCTGCTCCCGAAGAGGTCGATGACCGCCGCCGCAACCTGTTGTCCGAGTTGCAGAAGGCGGAAGAGGCCCGCCGTCGGGCCGGCGACCAGCTGGCGATTGCCGAAACTCGCCAGCGCGAGGCCGACCAGAAGGCAGCCATGGCGCTTTCCGAACTGGCTGACATGCGCGAAAAGCGTGGCCGCGCCGAGGAGCGCCTCGTCTCCGCCGCCGAAAAGCGCCACGAGAGCGAGCAGCGCATCCGCGAGGCGCTGAATGTCGCGCCGCAGGAAGTGCTGCGCCTGACCGGCCTTCAACCCGGCCAGCCGGTGCCGGATATCCGCGCCATCGAGCGCGAGGTCGATCGGCTGAAGATGGAGCGCGAACGCCTCGGTGCCGTCAACCTGCGCGCCGATGAGGAGCAGAAGGAGCTTTCCGACAAGCTCAATGCCCTGATCCGCGAGCGCGATGACGTGGTCGATGCGATCCGCAAGCTGCGCGGTGCGATCCAGAGCCTCAATCGCGAAGGCCGCGAGCGGCTGATTGCCGCTTTCGATGTGGTCAACACCCAGTTCCAGCGGCTCTTCACCCACCTCTTCGGTGGCGGCACCGCCGAACTGCAGCTGATCGAATCGGAAGATCCGCTTGAGGCCGGTCTCGAAATCCTTGCCCGCCCGCCGGGCAAGAAGCCGCAGACCATGACGCTGCTTTCCGGCGGCGAGCAGGCATTGACGGCCATGGCGCTGATCTTTGCCGTCTTCCTCACCAATCCCGCGCCGATCTGTGTGCTGGACGAGGTGGATGCGCCGCTCGACGACCACAATGTCGAGCGTTACTGCAACCTGATGGACGAGATGGCCGCCTCGACAGAGACGCGCTTCGTCATCATCACCCACAACCCGATCACCATGGCGCGGATGAACCGCCTGTTCGGTGTCACCATGGCCGAGCAGGGCGTTTCCCAGCTCGTATCGGTCGATCTGCAGACCGCCGAGCTGATTCGCGAAGCGAGCTGATTCGCCTCGTCTCTTTTCAGCGACCGGCATCCATGCGCTTAACCACGTATCTGGTGATCTGTAGAGGTGGTCCGCTGCCCGTCATGCCGCGCCACAGGCCGAAATCTTTTCGCAACGGGATTGATCGGCGTCATATCTGCGTTGTTTCACCCATATAGGGGATGTACCCGATGTGGTATACGGCTACATGAAATGTTGAATTCGCTGGGGGCTGGGGGGCGCCTTTCGGACGCAAAAGCTGTCCTGGCGAATACTTACCCCCCGCACAGGTTTCCTGTCCTGTGCGGAAGGCTTTGCGGGGCCGTGTGATCCGGCCCCGCAAAGTCTTTAACTGCAACGCCTCCAAATTCATCCTTCCCTTGCGCCAAATTGCCGGTTGCGGATTGTTGCGCCGCACCATATTGCTGCCGTGTTGATTTCCCAACCTATTGCAAAACCTCTGGATTCAGAGAAGATTGGCCGGGGAGGAAGGCATGGTCAAACGGGTATACTGGTTCGGGGGCGGAAAGGCAGAGGGTGGCGCTGCCGATGTTGCGCTGCTTGGCGGCAAGGGGGCTCATCTTGCGGAGATGGCAAGCCTCGGCCTGCCGGTGCCTCCCGGCCTCACCATTACCTGCGACTGTTGCCACGAATTCTTCCGCAACGATGGCAAGCTCACCGACGATCTGATGGCCGATGTTCTGGCCGGCCTGACGTCGGTCGAGCAGGAGACCGGGCGCATCTTCGGCGGTAGCGAAAAGCCGCTGCTGCTCTCGGTCCGCTCCGGTTCGCGCGCCTCCATGCCCGGCATGCTCGATACGGTCCTCAATCTCGGCCTCAACGACGAGACGGTGCAGGCGCTCGGCCATGATGCCGGCGACGCCCGCTTTGCCTGGGACAGCTATCGCCGCTTCATCCAGATGTATGCCGATGTCGTCATGGGCCTCGACAACGAGATCTTCGAGGAAGTGCTGGAAGACGAAAAGGGCAGGCTCGGTCGCCAGCAGGATACCGATCTTTCCGCTGTCGAATGGCAGCATGTCGTCACCCTCTACAAGAACCTGATTGAGGATGAACTCGGCGAAAGCTTCCCGCAGGATCCGCATGTGCAATTGTGGAAGGCGATCGCCGCCGTCTTTTCCAGCTGGCACAATACCCGCGCCGTCACCTATCGCAGCCTTCACCGTATCCCTGATACATGGGGAACGGCGGTCAATGTTCAGGCCATGGTGTTCGGCAATCTCGGCTCCACTTCGGCAACCGGCGTAGCCTTCACCCGCAATCCCTCGACCGGCGAGAAGGCGCTTTATGGCGAATTCCTCGCCAATGCCCAGGGCGAGGATGTCGTCGCCGGCATCCGCACACCGCAATCGATCACCGAGGAAGGCAGGCTCGCATCCGGCTCCGACAAGCCGTCGATGGAAAAGCTGATGCCCGAGACCTTCGCCGAGTTTCGCCAGATCTGCGAACGGCTCGAGCGGCACTATCAGGATCTGCAGGATGTCGAGTTCACCGTCGAACGCGGCAAGCTGTGGATGCTGCAGACCCGCACCGGCAAGCGCACCACGCGTGCGGCCATGCGGGTGGCGGTCGAAATGGTCGACGAGGGGCTGATCTCGGAAGAACAGGCCGTCTGTCGCATCGATCCGCCATCGCTCGACCAGTTGCTGCACCCGACCATCGATCCGCGGGTCGAGCGCCACGTCATCGGCTCCGGCCTGCCGGCCTCTCCCGGCGCCGCGACCGGCGAGATCGTCTTCACCGCCGAACAGGCGGTCGAGGTCGAGGCGGAAGGCCGTCGCGCGGTTCTGGTCCGCATCGAGACCAGCCCGGAAGACATTCACGGCATGCATGCGGCGG
Protein-coding sequences here:
- a CDS encoding HepT-like ribonuclease domain-containing protein, producing the protein MARDARIVLLEILDVISRIEETAKQRTREEIEAEFMVFLGIQRAIEIISEASRHIPVELLDTERNIPWSSIRGMGNVLRHEYHRIASDVIWDAIQHDLPQLKSAIERMMTIARP
- a CDS encoding nucleotidyltransferase family protein, which encodes MRRTEAIEKLTQQADAIRALGATSLYLFGSVARDEAGAESDLDLFIDYDGTKKFSLFDLVGIKLFLEEELSADVDLTTRDSLHPLLKDRIENSAIRIF
- a CDS encoding site-specific DNA-methyltransferase; amino-acid sequence: MAAVLPLADLRKQVRPDAWVNSIIKGDCVAALEALPDHSVDAIFADPPYNLQLGGTLHRPDHSVVDAVDDAWDQFASFEMYDAFTRAWLLACRRVLKPNGTIWVIGSYHNIFRVGAIMQDLNFWLLNDIVWRKVNPMPNFKGRRFQNAHETMIWASRDAKAKGYTFNYDALKASNDDVQMRSDWLFPICSGGERLKGDDGKKVHPTQKPEALLARVIMASTRPGDIILDPFFGSGTTGAVAKRLGRNFVGIEREQDYIEAASARIEAVEPLGKAELTVMTGKKAEPRVAFNVLIEAGLLKPGQVLTDARRRYSAIIRADGTLSSGGDAGSIHRLGAKVQGFDACNGWTFWHFDDGQSLRPIDELRVVIRNDLAKLD
- a CDS encoding S24 family peptidase; this encodes MKIPLSDEIAARVEARLAKFSLSWTKLDLDPLRRATSFKVVVLCEMLGGRTKAADAVELTDNTLDNYRHGKQDPTFATLEMLAEKVGIAGRYLGGEWSFEKGSIRIDLSGDGAAGTTATSMRPPGLMDNPPAPYLHGYDEIGPSAALIEHYWRRLGLDPASMSAVLAEGDSMMPTIADQSPVFVDTADRNLADGGIYALRAEGRLIIRRVQRLIGGGVQLLADNAAAYPPQEIGEATLADLEILGRVRSAAVAC
- a CDS encoding HAD family phosphatase, producing the protein MAGQIDHIVFDIGKVLIHYDPNLPFSRIIPDAEERKWFFQNVCTHDWNLEQDRGRKWEDAEALLIAEHPDREEHIRAFRKHWHEMVPHAYDGSVALMLELIDKGHDVTMLTNFAADTFVEARKIYPFLNATRGVTVSGEIGLIKPDVAIYERHAKDFGLAPERSIFIDDTLVNVEGARAAGWQAVHFKDADTLRQDLIAHGVSI
- the mutY gene encoding A/G-specific adenine glycosylase, which translates into the protein MSISPVQNRVAPPSHAERLLSWYDRHHRELPWRVSPSAAKAGKRADPYRVWLSEVMLQQTTVQAVKPYFAKFLERWPKVTDLASAPSEDVMAAWAGLGYYARARNLKKCAEAVANDHAGVFPDTEDGLRALPGIGDYTSAAVAAIAFNRPSAVMDGNVERVISRLFAIDAPLPGSKPVMKAKVRELTPADRPGDFAQAMMDLGATICTPKRPACALCPFRDDCLALAEHDPERFPVKAAKKDKPVRVGAAYVAVTDGGTVFLRRRAETGLLGGMTEVPTTDWTARIDGGTGVEHAPFDADWEACGAIVHVFTHFELRLSVYRARVATGSEPAGWWVPVERLSEEALPTVMKKVISQAIPTAFAKH
- a CDS encoding DUF721 domain-containing protein encodes the protein MNSQKTAKPFIRKGASQIAEIANGIIDPVLAKRAGISTALLGSWDEIAGEEFADCTRPEKITWARNDGYRQDGYTPGVLTIACEGARALFLTHAQGELIGRINAFFGFPAVRQIRIVQKPVSPQVKHARTPKPLKGEPARRLHEMMEGIESEALRKAVEKLGTAVLQQKRAR
- a CDS encoding DsbA family protein — its product is MLLNDITTTRRALLGGAAVTSLGLSLPLGATEAFAQEEKPESQGDVDMAAVLKPGTLPEMFLGKEDAPIKIVEYFSLTCPHCAHFHTTSFDGIKQKYVDSGKAQFILREFPFDPVATAAFMLARSNPQKPEELATSEQYFAMVAMLFEQQRSWAAPADKDVRNALLQTVKIAGYTQQTFEACLTNQKLLDEINAVVKRASDEFGVNATPTFLINGKKYSGDMSVESMSSLLDSI